Proteins from a genomic interval of Leifsonia shinshuensis:
- a CDS encoding alpha/beta hydrolase, which yields MPSPAMDELIASLHERQNAAAGQTPETLAEERAGFAPAGPVHPIPDDVRVTAVTAGGVEAHWLEPPGADPGRVLLFLHGGGFRLGSLASDGELAARLGRAGRMRVLFPEYRLAPEHPFPAAIDDVLAVWRWLREEQGVPADSIAVAGDSAGGGLTVALLVATRDAGGDLPATVVLMSPTVDLTSSGPSMADRIDQDPISTPELLRQLASDYLAGADPRTPLASPLYATLTGLPPMLVQVGTADLLFSDAERLASAATAAGVDVRLEVGEGLPHVYQLMLGTPEAAEATERIGRFLRERVVG from the coding sequence ATGGACGAGCTGATCGCGTCGCTCCACGAGCGGCAGAACGCTGCGGCCGGCCAGACGCCCGAGACACTGGCGGAGGAGCGAGCGGGCTTCGCGCCGGCCGGCCCCGTGCATCCGATACCGGACGATGTGCGGGTGACCGCGGTCACGGCCGGCGGGGTGGAGGCGCATTGGCTGGAGCCTCCCGGGGCCGACCCGGGCAGGGTCCTCTTGTTCCTGCACGGCGGGGGATTCCGGTTGGGTTCGCTGGCCAGTGACGGGGAGCTCGCTGCCCGACTGGGACGGGCCGGCCGGATGCGGGTGCTGTTCCCGGAGTACCGGCTGGCGCCCGAGCACCCGTTCCCTGCGGCGATCGACGACGTCCTCGCCGTCTGGCGGTGGCTTCGCGAGGAACAGGGGGTGCCCGCCGACTCGATCGCCGTCGCCGGCGACTCCGCGGGCGGTGGACTCACCGTCGCCCTGCTCGTCGCCACCCGCGATGCGGGAGGAGACCTCCCTGCCACTGTGGTGCTGATGTCTCCGACCGTCGACCTGACGAGCTCCGGGCCGTCGATGGCGGACCGGATCGACCAGGATCCGATCTCCACTCCCGAGCTGCTGCGCCAGCTGGCCTCCGACTACCTCGCCGGGGCCGACCCGAGGACGCCGCTGGCTTCGCCCCTGTATGCGACGCTCACGGGGCTGCCGCCGATGCTCGTGCAGGTGGGGACCGCCGATCTGCTGTTCAGCGACGCCGAACGCTTGGCGAGCGCGGCGACCGCCGCCGGTGTCGACGTGCGCCTGGAGGTCGGCGAGGGGCTGCCGCACGTGTATCAGCTCATGCTCGGCACCCCGGAGGCGGCTGAGGCGACCGAGCGGATCGGGCGGTTCCTGCGGGAGCGGGTGGTGGGGTAG
- a CDS encoding aminoglycoside phosphotransferase family protein, whose protein sequence is MEELLAGGNTTEGVVKAGRTVRRPRGHRAAFASEVLRALNAAGVTWAPTYLGIDAEGRDTFSYIPGMTTDHPSQRDERSYAAFGGMLRELHDFSRGIPLASGAECLVHGDPGPFNVVMAEGMPVALIDWDSVHPGDAMEDVGYAGWTWCIHAVGNVPVADQARRLRQLADGYDAELRADVLIDAIFRCQDSIIRIEGANAGDGRLSDQRRRHARTAVEWAASCRHVLSTNLQLFTDALRHD, encoded by the coding sequence ATGGAGGAGTTGCTGGCCGGCGGAAATACGACCGAGGGCGTCGTCAAAGCAGGCCGAACCGTTCGACGCCCGCGTGGTCATCGTGCGGCGTTCGCGAGCGAGGTCCTTCGCGCGCTGAATGCGGCGGGCGTCACGTGGGCGCCCACCTATCTCGGCATCGACGCGGAAGGCCGCGACACCTTCTCCTACATCCCGGGGATGACTACCGACCACCCCTCGCAGCGCGACGAGCGCTCGTACGCGGCCTTCGGAGGAATGCTGCGCGAGCTTCACGACTTCAGCCGGGGCATCCCACTCGCGTCCGGCGCCGAATGTCTGGTCCACGGCGACCCGGGTCCGTTCAATGTGGTCATGGCCGAGGGGATGCCGGTGGCGCTGATCGATTGGGACAGCGTCCATCCCGGTGACGCGATGGAGGACGTCGGCTATGCGGGATGGACCTGGTGCATCCACGCCGTGGGGAACGTGCCTGTCGCCGATCAAGCGCGGCGGCTGCGCCAGCTCGCCGACGGGTACGACGCGGAACTGCGGGCCGACGTTCTGATCGACGCGATCTTCCGGTGTCAGGACTCGATCATCCGGATCGAGGGAGCGAACGCCGGCGACGGGCGGCTCAGCGACCAGCGACGCCGGCACGCCCGCACCGCTGTCGAGTGGGCCGCCAGCTGCCGGCATGTGCTGAGCACCAACCTCCAGCTCTTCACCGATGCCCTTCGACACGACTGA